Proteins from one Nitrobacteraceae bacterium AZCC 2146 genomic window:
- a CDS encoding phytoene dehydrogenase-like protein (product_source=COG1233; cath_funfam=3.50.50.60; cog=COG1233; pfam=PF01593; superfamily=51905), translating into MSDTDVLIIGAGHNGLTCAAYLAMSGLRVKVVERRKVVGGAAVTEEFHPGFRNSVAAYTVSLLNPQIVADLKLHEHGLQIVERKAQNFIPAPDGSYLLTGEGRTHQSLAKLSTRDAGRIDAFNSELEVIADVLRQFVLRSPPNLVEGFGINAISEAINALGTAKILNGLTLEQQRTLLDLFTCSAGEMLDDVFESDLIKALFGFDAIVGNYASPYAAGSAYVMLHHAFGEVNGKKGVWGHAIGGMGAITQAMAAAARSHGVEIETDNGVREVIVERDRVVGVILDNGQSIRAKYVASNVNPKLLYTRLIPADALPKPFLDRINKWRNGSGTFRMNVALNALPSFTALPGTGDHLSAGIIIAPSLHYMDRAWLDAKQYGWSREPVVEVLIPSTLDDSLSPPGQHVASLFCQHVAPQLPNGASWDDHRQGVADLMIATVDKYAPGFAASVIGRQILTPLDLERDFGLLGGDIFHGALSLNQLFSARPMLGHADYRGPLKGLYHCGSGAHPGGGVTGAPGHNAARTILRDHRALFG; encoded by the coding sequence ATGTCAGACACTGACGTTTTGATCATCGGCGCCGGCCACAACGGCCTCACCTGCGCAGCCTATCTGGCCATGAGCGGGCTGCGCGTGAAGGTGGTCGAACGCCGCAAGGTGGTCGGCGGCGCCGCCGTCACCGAAGAATTCCATCCCGGCTTTCGCAATTCGGTCGCGGCCTACACGGTCAGCCTGCTCAATCCGCAGATCGTCGCCGACCTCAAGCTGCACGAGCACGGCCTGCAGATCGTCGAACGCAAGGCGCAGAATTTCATCCCCGCGCCGGATGGCAGCTATCTGCTCACCGGCGAAGGCCGTACCCATCAATCCCTTGCAAAACTCAGCACCCGCGACGCCGGCCGGATCGATGCCTTCAACAGCGAACTCGAAGTCATCGCCGACGTGCTCCGGCAATTCGTGCTGCGCTCGCCGCCAAACCTCGTCGAGGGTTTCGGCATCAACGCCATCAGCGAAGCCATCAACGCACTCGGCACCGCGAAGATCCTCAACGGCCTGACGCTGGAGCAGCAGCGCACGCTGCTCGACCTGTTCACCTGCTCGGCCGGCGAAATGCTGGACGACGTGTTCGAGAGCGATCTGATCAAGGCGCTGTTCGGCTTCGACGCCATCGTCGGCAATTACGCCAGCCCTTATGCGGCCGGCTCGGCTTACGTGATGCTGCACCACGCCTTCGGTGAGGTGAACGGCAAGAAAGGCGTCTGGGGCCACGCCATCGGCGGCATGGGCGCAATCACCCAGGCGATGGCGGCTGCGGCGCGCAGCCATGGCGTCGAGATCGAGACCGACAATGGCGTCCGCGAAGTGATCGTCGAACGCGACCGCGTGGTCGGCGTCATCCTCGACAACGGCCAGAGCATTCGCGCGAAGTATGTCGCGTCCAACGTCAATCCGAAATTGCTCTACACGCGGCTGATACCGGCGGATGCATTGCCAAAGCCGTTCCTCGATCGCATCAACAAGTGGCGCAACGGCTCCGGCACGTTTCGCATGAATGTAGCGCTGAACGCGCTGCCCTCGTTCACCGCATTGCCCGGCACCGGCGATCATCTCAGTGCCGGCATCATCATCGCGCCGAGCCTGCACTACATGGATCGCGCCTGGCTGGATGCGAAGCAATACGGCTGGAGCCGCGAGCCGGTGGTCGAGGTGCTGATCCCCTCGACGCTCGACGATTCCCTCAGTCCGCCCGGCCAGCACGTCGCCAGCCTGTTCTGCCAGCATGTCGCGCCGCAACTGCCGAACGGCGCGTCGTGGGACGACCACCGCCAAGGGGTCGCCGACCTGATGATCGCGACGGTGGACAAGTACGCACCGGGTTTTGCTGCAAGCGTGATCGGCCGTCAGATTCTCACGCCGCTCGATCTGGAACGCGATTTCGGCCTGCTCGGCGGCGACATTTTTCATGGCGCGCTGTCGCTGAACCAGTTGTTCTCGGCACGGCCGATGCTGGGCCACGCCGATTATCGCGGGCCGCTGAAGGGCCTGTATCATTGCGGCTCCGGCGCGCATCCCGGCGGCGGCGTGACCGGCGCGCCGGGCCACAATGCGGCCCGCACCATCCTGCGCGACCACCGCGCGCTGTTCGGCTAG
- a CDS encoding hypothetical protein (product_source=Hypo-rule applied) codes for MPAFTFEKISPPPRRGPIPPIEQKQRGVIVQVLGRFVEARVQRAERVEQASLVRHDKAPDKSPPE; via the coding sequence ATGCCTGCTTTTACGTTCGAGAAGATCTCCCCGCCGCCCCGTCGCGGCCCCATCCCGCCCATCGAGCAGAAACAACGCGGCGTCATTGTCCAGGTGCTCGGCCGTTTCGTCGAAGCGCGCGTGCAGCGCGCCGAACGCGTCGAACAGGCCAGCCTGGTTCGCCACGACAAGGCCCCTGACAAATCCCCTCCGGAATAA
- a CDS encoding Xaa-Pro aminopeptidase (product_source=KO:K01262; cath_funfam=3.40.350.10,3.90.230.10; cog=COG0006; ko=KO:K01262; pfam=PF00557,PF01321,PF16188,PF16189; superfamily=53092,55920) encodes MFEAHFQTFEEPESGVALTARLAAFREELLRRKLTGFVIPRADQQQNEYVPPSDERLAWLTGFTGSAGMAIVLTHEAAVFVDGRYTLQAAKQVDVKAWGVEPLVEPPPESWLSEHLKAGDRLGFDPWLHTSAAAERLASACAKAAAELVAVDSNPLDSVWTERPAPPLGAVSVHSLEFAGEPEADKLGRIRAEIAKLGVDALVLSDSHAVAWTFNIRGADVSHTPLPLSYALVPKDGRPSIFIDHRKLSNSTRAHLEASADVKEPEALTAALSELAKVGASIALDNATAADALSRLISSSGGRPVRGNDPVALLKAMKNPVEIKGTRTAHRRDAAALARFLAWIDHEAPKGGLTEIDTVEALETFRRDTGALKDVSFPTIAGTGPNGAIVHYRVTRKTNRRIALGDLLLIDSGAQYEDGTTDVTRTIAIGEPTEEMRDRFTRVLRGHIAIARAAFPDGTSGAQLDSLARQFLWHAGLDFAHGTGHGVGSYLSVHEGPARISKLGTTPLKRGMILSNEPGYYKTDGFGIRIENLELVVAAEIEGAEQPMNAFETLTLAPIDRRLINVGRISKREINWINDYHARVRREVAPLLDEATRTWLEAATEPLVQPQ; translated from the coding sequence ATGTTCGAAGCCCATTTTCAGACATTCGAAGAACCCGAAAGCGGCGTGGCGCTAACCGCGCGACTGGCCGCGTTTCGCGAGGAATTGCTGCGCCGCAAGCTGACCGGATTCGTGATTCCCCGCGCCGATCAGCAGCAAAACGAATATGTCCCGCCTTCCGACGAACGCCTCGCCTGGCTCACCGGCTTCACCGGATCGGCCGGCATGGCGATCGTGCTGACGCACGAGGCTGCGGTATTCGTTGATGGCCGCTACACGCTGCAGGCAGCCAAACAAGTTGACGTGAAGGCGTGGGGCGTCGAACCCCTGGTTGAGCCGCCGCCGGAAAGCTGGCTCTCCGAGCATCTCAAGGCCGGCGATCGCCTGGGATTTGACCCATGGCTGCACACTTCCGCGGCAGCCGAACGGCTGGCATCGGCCTGCGCCAAGGCGGCCGCGGAACTAGTCGCGGTCGACAGCAATCCCCTGGATTCGGTGTGGACCGAGCGACCAGCGCCGCCGCTTGGCGCGGTCTCCGTTCACAGCCTGGAATTCGCCGGCGAGCCGGAAGCCGACAAGCTCGGCCGGATCCGCGCCGAGATCGCAAAGCTCGGCGTCGATGCGCTGGTGCTGTCGGATTCCCACGCGGTGGCGTGGACCTTCAACATCCGCGGCGCCGATGTCTCGCACACGCCGCTGCCGCTGTCCTATGCGCTGGTGCCGAAGGATGGCCGGCCCTCGATCTTCATCGATCACCGCAAACTATCCAACAGCACACGAGCTCATCTCGAAGCCAGTGCGGATGTGAAGGAGCCGGAGGCGCTGACTGCCGCGCTGAGCGAACTCGCCAAGGTCGGCGCGTCGATCGCGCTCGACAACGCCACCGCGGCTGACGCGCTGAGCCGCTTGATCAGTTCGTCCGGCGGCAGGCCGGTGCGCGGCAATGATCCGGTCGCGTTGCTGAAGGCGATGAAGAATCCTGTCGAGATCAAGGGCACCCGGACCGCGCATCGCCGCGATGCCGCAGCGCTGGCGCGTTTCCTCGCCTGGATCGATCATGAGGCGCCGAAAGGTGGCCTCACCGAGATCGACACCGTCGAGGCGCTGGAAACATTCCGCCGCGACACCGGCGCGCTGAAGGATGTGTCGTTCCCGACTATCGCCGGCACCGGGCCGAACGGCGCCATCGTGCATTACCGCGTCACCCGCAAGACCAACCGTCGCATCGCGCTCGGCGATCTGCTGCTGATCGATTCCGGCGCGCAATATGAAGACGGCACCACCGACGTCACCCGCACCATTGCCATTGGCGAGCCGACCGAGGAGATGCGCGACCGCTTTACCCGCGTGCTGCGCGGCCATATCGCGATTGCGCGGGCGGCGTTTCCCGACGGCACATCGGGCGCGCAACTGGATTCGCTGGCGCGGCAATTTCTCTGGCATGCCGGACTCGATTTCGCGCATGGCACCGGCCATGGCGTCGGCAGCTATCTGTCGGTGCATGAAGGCCCGGCGCGGATTTCCAAACTCGGCACCACGCCGCTGAAGCGCGGCATGATCCTGTCCAACGAGCCCGGCTACTACAAGACCGATGGCTTCGGCATCCGGATCGAGAACCTCGAACTCGTCGTTGCCGCCGAGATCGAAGGCGCCGAGCAGCCGATGAACGCCTTTGAGACGCTGACGCTGGCGCCGATCGATCGCCGGCTGATCAATGTCGGCCGCATCAGCAAGCGCGAGATCAACTGGATCAACGACTACCACGCCCGCGTCCGGCGCGAGGTCGCGCCGCTGCTCGATGAAGCGACGCGAACGTGGCTCGAGGCCGCGACGGAGCCGCTGGTTCAGCCGCAATAA
- a CDS encoding hypothetical protein (product_source=Hypo-rule applied; transmembrane_helix_parts=Inside_1_20,TMhelix_21_43,Outside_44_52,TMhelix_53_75,Inside_76_107) has protein sequence MKTKTAVLQNRSPIRTQLAMLVGALALFAIPHLAEAQGIVGGAREGSREGNRAAGPVGGLVGGAIGAGVGGAVGGVKGVLGIPDRGYHSGRQCRGYYDRHHHFRCYR, from the coding sequence ATGAAGACCAAGACAGCCGTTCTGCAGAACCGTTCGCCGATCAGGACCCAACTTGCCATGCTGGTCGGTGCCTTGGCGTTATTCGCCATTCCGCATCTGGCCGAAGCCCAGGGCATCGTCGGCGGCGCGCGGGAAGGGTCTCGCGAGGGTAACCGGGCCGCCGGTCCGGTTGGCGGTCTGGTCGGTGGCGCGATCGGTGCCGGCGTTGGCGGCGCGGTGGGTGGCGTCAAGGGTGTGCTGGGCATTCCCGATCGCGGCTATCACTCGGGACGTCAATGCCGTGGCTATTACGATCGCCACCACCACTTCCGCTGCTATCGCTAA
- a CDS encoding ribosomal protein L11 methyltransferase (product_source=KO:K02687; cath_funfam=3.40.50.150; cog=COG2264; ko=KO:K02687; pfam=PF06325; superfamily=53335; tigrfam=TIGR00406), with the protein MTAILTPSTTRATFAIGDERSARRVVDLLNESFFEGQAAIAAFERPDGRWDVTLHFADPPDQDSVRDLVGLAADDAAVKSIVFDTVEAKDWVAESLEGLAPVFAGRFIVHGQHDRLKVPPNKLGIEIEAALAFGTGHHGTTRGCLLLLDYVLRAKAPRRILDLGSGTGVLAIAAAKATKRRVLATDIDPMAALVARDNAWLNGVGNLVESICATGFASPHFGERAPFDLVLANILANPLRQMATEMAAHLAPSAMIILSGLLPHQAMSVIVAYRARGLVLLRHQQIEGWSSLLMQRAG; encoded by the coding sequence ATGACCGCCATCCTGACGCCCAGCACCACCCGCGCCACCTTTGCGATCGGCGACGAACGCAGCGCGCGCCGCGTTGTCGATCTGCTCAACGAGAGCTTCTTCGAGGGCCAGGCCGCGATTGCCGCGTTCGAGCGCCCCGACGGCCGCTGGGACGTCACGCTGCATTTCGCCGATCCTCCGGATCAGGATTCGGTCCGCGATCTGGTCGGCCTCGCCGCCGACGATGCGGCGGTCAAAAGCATCGTGTTCGATACCGTCGAGGCCAAGGACTGGGTCGCCGAAAGCCTCGAAGGGCTGGCGCCGGTGTTCGCCGGGCGCTTCATCGTCCATGGCCAGCATGATCGTCTCAAGGTGCCGCCGAACAAGCTGGGCATCGAGATCGAGGCGGCGCTGGCATTCGGCACAGGCCATCACGGCACCACGCGCGGCTGCCTGCTGCTGCTGGACTATGTGCTGCGCGCGAAGGCGCCACGCCGGATACTCGATCTGGGCTCCGGCACCGGCGTGCTGGCGATTGCCGCGGCGAAGGCGACCAAGCGCCGCGTGCTGGCCACCGATATCGATCCGATGGCCGCCCTGGTGGCGCGCGACAATGCCTGGCTCAATGGCGTCGGCAATCTCGTGGAGTCGATCTGCGCCACCGGCTTTGCCTCGCCGCATTTTGGCGAACGGGCGCCGTTCGATCTGGTGCTGGCCAACATCCTCGCCAATCCGCTGCGGCAGATGGCAACGGAGATGGCAGCGCATCTCGCGCCGTCAGCCATGATCATTCTGTCGGGTCTGCTGCCGCATCAGGCCATGAGCGTGATCGTCGCCTATCGCGCACGCGGACTGGTGCTGCTGCGGCATCAGCAGATCGAAGGCTGGAGCAGCCTGCTGATGCAGCGCGCCGGCTGA
- a CDS encoding IS5 family transposase (product_source=KO:K07481; cath_funfam=1.10.246.40; ko=KO:K07481; pfam=PF05598): MSKPRDDRQVDLFRPALDVIIDLGHPLVRLAAEVDWEFVGTRFGGVCRSGPGQPPLPTRLIAGLLILKHMHNLSDEVLCARWVENPYFQFFCGEAVFRHDLPFDRSSLTRWRQRLGEEQLTALLQESLAVAHRSGALQTRDLERVVVDTTVQEKAVAHPADARLNHRAIEKLVDLAKREGVSLRQSYRRLAKRAAIMVGRYTHAHQFKRARRALKFLRTRLGRIIRDIRRKVEGNAVLEDRFAPLLDLASRVRQQDHRQRGPKVYSLHAPEVECIGKGKARAPYEFGCKVSVVTPVTAPKGGQFVLHAKALHGNPYDGHTLGPVIADLQKLTGVDVQRIHVDKGYRGHSYPNRFRVWISGQVRRVTKTIRREMKRRAAVEPVIGHLKAEHRMGRNHLKGRAGDRINPVLAAAGFNFHLLLRWFEQLLRVLMQMLCRVIGPIKYA, from the coding sequence ATGAGCAAGCCGCGCGACGATCGTCAGGTGGATCTGTTCCGGCCGGCGCTGGATGTGATCATCGACCTCGGGCACCCGCTGGTGCGGCTGGCCGCGGAGGTCGATTGGGAGTTTGTCGGCACGCGCTTTGGCGGGGTGTGCCGGTCCGGGCCGGGCCAGCCGCCGTTGCCGACGCGGTTGATCGCCGGGCTTTTGATCCTCAAGCACATGCACAACCTGTCCGACGAGGTGCTGTGCGCGCGCTGGGTGGAGAACCCGTATTTCCAGTTCTTCTGCGGCGAGGCCGTGTTCCGGCACGATCTGCCATTCGACCGCTCCTCGCTGACGCGCTGGCGCCAGCGGCTGGGCGAGGAGCAACTTACGGCGCTGCTGCAAGAGAGCCTTGCGGTGGCGCACCGCAGCGGCGCGCTGCAAACCAGGGATCTGGAACGGGTGGTCGTCGACACCACCGTGCAGGAGAAGGCGGTTGCGCATCCCGCCGACGCCCGGCTCAACCATCGTGCGATCGAGAAGCTGGTCGATCTTGCCAAACGCGAGGGCGTCAGCCTGCGTCAGAGCTATCGGCGCCTCGCCAAGCGCGCGGCGATCATGGTCGGGCGTTACACCCATGCCCATCAGTTCAAGCGCGCCCGCCGCGCGCTCAAATTCCTGCGCACCCGGCTCGGCCGCATCATTCGCGACATCCGCCGCAAGGTCGAAGGCAACGCCGTGCTGGAGGATCGCTTCGCGCCGCTGCTCGATCTCGCCAGCCGCGTGCGGCAGCAGGATCACCGTCAGCGCGGCCCAAAGGTCTATTCGCTGCACGCCCCGGAAGTCGAATGCATCGGCAAGGGCAAGGCGCGCGCACCCTATGAGTTCGGCTGCAAGGTCTCCGTGGTCACCCCGGTCACCGCGCCCAAAGGCGGCCAGTTCGTGCTGCACGCCAAGGCGCTGCACGGCAATCCGTATGACGGCCACACGCTGGGGCCGGTCATCGCCGATCTGCAGAAGCTGACCGGCGTCGACGTCCAGCGCATCCATGTCGACAAAGGCTATCGCGGCCACAGCTATCCGAACCGCTTCAGGGTCTGGATCTCCGGCCAGGTCCGCCGCGTCACCAAGACCATCCGCCGCGAGATGAAGCGCCGCGCCGCGGTCGAGCCGGTGATCGGTCACCTCAAGGCCGAACACCGCATGGGCCGCAACCACCTCAAGGGCCGCGCCGGCGACCGAATCAACCCCGTCCTTGCCGCCGCCGGCTTCAACTTCCACCTGCTGCTGCGCTGGTTCGAACAACTTTTGCGGGTCCTGATGCAGATGCTCTGCCGCGTCATCGGCCCGATCAAATACGCCTAA
- a CDS encoding hypothetical protein (product_source=Hypo-rule applied; cath_funfam=1.20.1550.10; superfamily=103473,53335; transmembrane_helix_parts=Inside_1_18,TMhelix_19_41,Outside_42_55,TMhelix_56_78,Inside_79_84,TMhelix_85_107,Outside_108_116,TMhelix_117_139,Inside_140_158,TMhelix_159_181,Outside_182_190,TMhelix_191_213,Inside_214_240,TMhelix_241_259,Outside_260_262,TMhelix_263_285,Inside_286_296,TMhelix_297_314,Outside_315_318,TMhelix_319_341,Inside_342_353,TMhelix_354_376,Outside_377_406,TMhelix_407_426,Inside_427_437,TMhelix_438_455,Outside_456_759): MNSPLLAATDRTSVSRDRLILGVYTAAIFTSALLLFSVQPLFTKMVLPRLGGSPAVWSVAMVFFQSLLLGGYAYAHFLMQIRNRVIPVAIHLVLLAVALLTLPLSIASGWGEPPASGYAFWLLGLFAVSIGLPFFALAANNPLLQAWFVRTGHPNGPDPYFLYASSNIGSFLALLSYPVLLEPMFSLRTQNLIWTGGYGLLILLIAGCGALLLRSPVFVTSVAGVDETDAPAPSWALRARWIFLAAVPSGLLIAVTAHISTDIAAAPLLWVLPLSLYLLTWVLVFQSRPLLPHKWMLMAQPVAIAVVIVLLAIGGEQNLLLTLGGNLLCFFVIAMACHGELAHARPAATYLTGYYVALSFGGMVGGLFAGLIAPFTFSWIAEYPILIALAVLCRPPDEERFANWTRWYWPLLAIVAVALIVPSYTGGKMFTWLDDNRVSVIKVVGVVIMILAVLAKASRPKLLAIVVLALVLIRAYPSDDGRVETVRSFFGVHKIVVTTNGQYHVLMHGTTIHGAEKFLNDDGTPVTGRPEPISYYHKDGGIGQAITAIRARKGGPIRVAVIGLGSGSLTCASQPGEDWKFFEIDQSMVDTARDPKYFTYIKNCEPDLKPVIGDARLTFAKEPDGVYDMIIVDAYSSDAIPIHLATEEAMEIYKEKLAPHGAVVMHVSNRHLELASVVVGIADANDMKSWVFSEDSGRDNEYIFSTNVVISAREEADVGQLASKEQWTLTEAEDNQRVWTDDYSNVLGAVWRRLRDGDN, translated from the coding sequence ATGAATTCGCCGCTGCTCGCCGCCACGGATCGGACCTCGGTTTCCCGCGACCGGCTGATCCTGGGGGTCTACACCGCCGCCATCTTCACCAGCGCGCTGCTGCTGTTCTCGGTGCAGCCGCTGTTCACGAAAATGGTGCTGCCGCGGCTCGGTGGCTCGCCGGCGGTATGGTCGGTGGCGATGGTGTTCTTCCAGTCGCTGTTGCTCGGCGGCTATGCCTACGCGCATTTCCTGATGCAGATCCGCAACCGCGTCATCCCGGTGGCGATCCATCTGGTGCTGCTGGCGGTCGCGCTGCTGACCTTGCCGCTGTCGATTGCGTCGGGCTGGGGCGAACCGCCCGCGAGCGGCTACGCCTTCTGGCTGCTCGGCCTGTTTGCGGTCTCCATCGGCCTGCCGTTCTTCGCGCTGGCGGCGAACAACCCGCTGCTGCAGGCGTGGTTCGTGCGCACCGGCCATCCCAACGGACCCGATCCGTATTTCCTCTACGCCTCCTCCAACATCGGAAGTTTCCTGGCACTGCTGTCCTATCCGGTGCTGCTGGAGCCGATGTTCTCGCTGCGCACCCAGAACCTGATCTGGACTGGCGGCTATGGGCTGTTGATCCTGCTGATCGCCGGCTGCGGCGCGCTGCTGCTGCGCTCGCCGGTCTTTGTGACAAGCGTGGCGGGCGTTGATGAGACCGATGCGCCGGCGCCGAGCTGGGCGTTGCGGGCGCGCTGGATATTCCTCGCTGCGGTGCCGTCGGGCCTGCTGATCGCGGTCACCGCGCATATTTCCACCGATATTGCCGCGGCGCCCCTGCTCTGGGTTTTGCCGCTGTCGCTGTACCTGCTGACCTGGGTGCTGGTGTTTCAGTCGCGGCCACTACTGCCCCACAAATGGATGCTGATGGCGCAGCCGGTGGCGATCGCCGTCGTGATCGTGTTGCTGGCCATTGGCGGCGAGCAGAACCTGCTGCTGACGCTGGGCGGCAACCTGCTGTGCTTCTTCGTTATCGCCATGGCCTGCCACGGCGAACTCGCACATGCGCGCCCGGCAGCGACATATCTGACCGGCTACTACGTGGCGCTGTCGTTCGGCGGCATGGTCGGCGGACTGTTCGCGGGATTGATCGCACCGTTTACGTTTTCGTGGATTGCGGAATATCCGATCCTGATTGCGCTGGCAGTGTTGTGCCGTCCGCCCGACGAGGAACGCTTCGCGAACTGGACCCGATGGTACTGGCCGCTGCTCGCGATTGTCGCCGTGGCGCTGATCGTTCCGTCCTACACCGGCGGCAAGATGTTTACGTGGCTGGACGACAATCGCGTCAGTGTCATCAAGGTGGTCGGCGTTGTCATCATGATCCTGGCCGTTCTGGCAAAGGCCAGCCGGCCCAAACTGCTGGCGATTGTGGTGCTGGCGCTGGTGCTGATCCGCGCCTACCCGTCGGATGACGGCCGTGTCGAGACCGTGCGCAGCTTCTTCGGCGTGCACAAGATCGTGGTGACGACGAACGGCCAGTACCACGTCCTGATGCACGGCACGACGATCCACGGCGCCGAGAAGTTCCTGAATGATGACGGCACGCCGGTGACCGGACGGCCCGAGCCGATCTCCTACTATCACAAGGACGGCGGCATCGGGCAGGCGATCACGGCAATCCGTGCGCGCAAGGGCGGCCCGATCCGCGTCGCAGTGATCGGGCTCGGGTCGGGCTCACTGACCTGCGCATCGCAGCCCGGCGAGGACTGGAAGTTCTTCGAGATCGACCAGTCGATGGTCGATACCGCGCGCGATCCGAAATACTTCACCTACATCAAGAACTGCGAACCCGACCTGAAGCCGGTGATCGGCGATGCGCGGCTGACTTTCGCGAAGGAGCCGGATGGCGTCTACGACATGATCATCGTCGATGCCTATTCGTCGGATGCGATCCCGATCCATCTGGCGACCGAAGAGGCGATGGAGATCTACAAGGAGAAGCTGGCGCCGCATGGCGCCGTGGTGATGCACGTCTCGAACCGGCATCTGGAACTGGCCAGTGTCGTGGTCGGCATTGCCGATGCCAACGACATGAAGAGCTGGGTATTCTCAGAGGATTCCGGCCGCGACAATGAATATATCTTCTCGACCAATGTGGTGATCTCGGCGCGCGAAGAAGCTGACGTCGGCCAGCTGGCGTCAAAGGAACAATGGACACTGACCGAAGCCGAAGACAACCAGCGGGTCTGGACCGACGACTATTCCAACGTGCTCGGCGCCGTCTGGCGCCGGCTGCGGGATGGCGACAACTAG
- a CDS encoding hypothetical protein (product_source=Hypo-rule applied; cath_funfam=2.40.440.10; cleavage_site_network=SignalP-noTM; pfam=PF03734; superfamily=141523) has translation MRSLFVTLIGLSLFAASGAAQAKIAITINKDIQEMTVAVDGIEQYRWPVSSGDPAHETPNGSFRTFRMEEDHYSKEFDDAPMPNSIFFTRQGHAIHGTDSVSRLGSPASHGCVRLSRDNAATLYAMVKEDGVLNATVTLTGSAQVALARNPRPARPSAVARRQIAPAEPSYDAAGNPIDLVPQPVVPSRRVQRQIVPQQADDGYIYPADATSNDQRYPAPPGYRRMTDAETQQYYASRRMYQPQVYAPRPYQPRGLFGGYQD, from the coding sequence ATGCGTTCGCTTTTTGTGACCTTGATCGGTCTGAGCCTTTTCGCCGCCAGCGGCGCCGCGCAGGCCAAAATCGCCATCACCATCAATAAAGACATTCAGGAGATGACCGTCGCCGTCGATGGCATCGAGCAGTATCGCTGGCCGGTGTCCTCCGGCGATCCTGCCCACGAAACCCCAAACGGCAGCTTCCGTACCTTCCGCATGGAGGAAGACCACTACTCCAAGGAATTCGACGACGCGCCGATGCCGAATTCGATCTTCTTCACCCGACAGGGCCACGCCATCCACGGCACGGATTCCGTCAGCCGCCTCGGCTCGCCGGCGTCCCACGGCTGCGTGCGGCTGTCGCGCGACAACGCCGCGACGCTGTATGCGATGGTCAAGGAGGACGGCGTTCTCAACGCCACCGTGACCCTGACGGGCTCGGCCCAGGTTGCTCTGGCACGCAATCCGCGGCCGGCAAGACCGTCCGCGGTCGCCCGCCGTCAAATCGCACCGGCCGAACCGTCCTACGATGCCGCAGGCAACCCGATCGACCTGGTGCCGCAGCCCGTCGTGCCGAGCCGCCGGGTTCAGCGCCAGATCGTGCCGCAGCAGGCGGATGACGGGTATATCTACCCGGCCGATGCCACCTCGAATGACCAGCGCTACCCGGCACCTCCCGGCTATCGCCGCATGACCGATGCCGAGACGCAGCAATATTACGCCAGCCGCCGGATGTACCAGCCGCAGGTTTACGCGCCGCGGCCCTATCAGCCGCGCGGCTTGTTCGGCGGCTATCAGGACTAG